From a single Paenibacillus sp. FSL W8-0426 genomic region:
- a CDS encoding bifunctional homocysteine S-methyltransferase/methylenetetrahydrofolate reductase, with protein sequence MKADLRSALQERVLIGDGAMGTFLYQMGFPVGISYEELNLISPEVVAEVHRRYRDAGTEIFETNTYSANYDKLSKFGLESKVGEVNREGVRIAKEVAGANGYVLGAVGSIRGGKRTNVSTSELKRFYEQQIFALLDEGVDGILLETFYDIEEMDIALRQARKLSDLPVIGQFAVENIGHTLDGYTMPEAFRIMREQGADVIGFNCRTGPNGIMRAMETVSGKIGLPMSVYPNAGAADYVDGQFRYGASPEYFGQTALQFAELGARIIGGCCGTTPDHISAMARALAEYTPLPIAEPDPAEPKPRIVLHEHLDERSGRGGQPTIVDLVKQRHTIIVELDPPRDLDIAKFMKGAEELKAAGADALTLADNSLAVTRMSNMALGHLVQDRTGLRPLVHIACRDRNLIGTQSHMMGFDALGINHVLAVTGDPARFGDLPGSSSVYDLTSFEIIRMIKQLNDGIAFSGKPLKQKAGFVIGAAFNPNVKHLDKAVQRLEKKIASGADYIMTQPVYDPELIVRMREATKHLEVPIFVGIMPLASGRNAEYLHNEVPGIQLSDEVRSRMAGLEGEQGRAMGVTIAKELLDVATEQFNGIYLMTPFMFYGMTAELTRYVWEKSAHQCPTCFNPNNQLQ encoded by the coding sequence ATGAAGGCGGATTTGCGCAGCGCATTGCAGGAACGGGTTCTCATTGGGGATGGGGCGATGGGGACGTTTCTGTACCAGATGGGGTTTCCTGTGGGGATATCTTATGAGGAATTGAATTTGATTTCACCCGAGGTGGTGGCGGAAGTGCATCGCCGTTATCGCGACGCGGGGACTGAAATTTTCGAGACGAACACCTACTCGGCCAACTATGACAAACTGTCCAAGTTCGGGCTTGAATCGAAGGTGGGGGAAGTCAACCGAGAGGGAGTGCGGATTGCAAAGGAGGTAGCCGGGGCCAACGGTTACGTACTTGGCGCGGTCGGCTCCATCCGCGGAGGCAAGCGGACCAACGTGTCCACGAGCGAACTGAAGCGATTCTATGAACAACAGATTTTCGCCTTGCTTGACGAAGGCGTTGACGGCATTTTGCTTGAAACGTTCTATGACATCGAGGAGATGGATATCGCATTGCGGCAAGCGCGGAAGCTGAGCGATCTGCCGGTCATCGGACAGTTTGCCGTTGAAAACATCGGACACACGCTTGACGGTTACACCATGCCTGAAGCGTTTCGAATCATGCGCGAACAGGGAGCCGACGTGATCGGTTTTAATTGCCGCACGGGTCCGAACGGAATCATGCGTGCCATGGAAACCGTGTCCGGCAAAATCGGACTGCCGATGTCGGTTTACCCGAACGCGGGTGCCGCGGATTACGTGGACGGTCAGTTCCGCTACGGCGCGTCTCCGGAATACTTTGGCCAGACCGCGCTTCAATTCGCCGAACTGGGCGCGCGCATTATCGGCGGCTGCTGCGGCACGACGCCGGACCACATTTCGGCCATGGCCCGCGCATTGGCCGAGTATACGCCGCTGCCGATTGCCGAGCCGGATCCGGCCGAGCCGAAACCGCGCATTGTATTGCACGAACATCTCGATGAGCGTTCCGGCCGAGGCGGACAGCCGACCATCGTTGACCTGGTCAAACAGCGCCATACGATCATTGTGGAACTTGATCCACCGCGCGACCTCGATATCGCAAAATTCATGAAAGGCGCGGAAGAACTCAAGGCGGCGGGTGCCGACGCGCTGACGCTTGCCGACAATTCCCTTGCGGTGACCCGTATGAGCAATATGGCCCTCGGCCACCTCGTTCAGGATCGGACAGGTTTGCGGCCGCTCGTGCATATCGCCTGCCGCGACCGAAACCTGATCGGAACGCAGTCGCATATGATGGGCTTCGACGCGCTCGGCATCAACCATGTGCTTGCCGTTACGGGTGACCCGGCCCGCTTTGGTGACCTTCCGGGCTCCAGCTCCGTATACGACTTGACTTCGTTCGAAATCATTCGCATGATCAAGCAGCTGAACGACGGCATCGCTTTCTCGGGGAAACCGCTCAAACAAAAAGCGGGCTTCGTGATCGGGGCCGCCTTCAACCCGAACGTCAAGCATTTGGATAAAGCCGTGCAGCGGCTGGAGAAAAAAATCGCTTCGGGAGCGGACTATATCATGACCCAGCCGGTGTATGATCCTGAATTGATCGTAAGGATGCGCGAAGCGACGAAACATCTGGAAGTGCCTATTTTTGTCGGGATCATGCCGCTCGCAAGCGGACGAAACGCGGAGTATCTTCATAATGAAGTGCCGGGCATCCAGCTGTCGGACGAAGTTCGTTCCCGCATGGCGGGCCTTGAGGGCGAACAAGGCCGAGCCATGGGCGTGACGATTGCCAAAGAGCTGCTCGACGTGGCAACCGAGCAATTTAACGGAATCTATTTGATGACACCTTTCATGTTCTATGGCATGACGGCGGAATTGACGAGATATGTGTGGGAGAAATCCGCCCACCAATGTCCTACTTGTTTCAACCCAAATAATCAATTACAATAG